In Saccharomonospora marina XMU15, one genomic interval encodes:
- a CDS encoding MCE family protein, whose amino-acid sequence MRRFPTSVIKVGVFAAAAALVAAVLASLVGNLSFTPTHEYAAVFTDALGVAEGDDVRIGGVVVGHVESVELGEGSSAEVTFDVDKSVPVYREATVEIRWADVVGNRYLAIVESAGGSPLAAGSTIPQERTKPALNLTVLFNGFQPLFRSLSPRDVNQLSAEIIQILQGESGNVTTLLRNTAQLASSVADKDAVIGRVVDNLTTVLVAVDERENRMTQLIVRFRDLMKGIAQEREPIGRSLESMTALLDAGSGLLGELREPLRADVGHLGALAGKLAADRNDLDELLRGLPGKLSNMNRTSSYGSFFNFYQCAADIRIGLLGEVMTLRAPLSNSASEKDTVCAGSGSR is encoded by the coding sequence ATGAGACGCTTTCCCACTTCGGTGATCAAGGTCGGCGTGTTCGCGGCGGCGGCGGCGCTGGTCGCGGCCGTGCTCGCGTCACTGGTCGGGAACCTGTCGTTCACCCCCACTCACGAGTACGCGGCCGTGTTCACCGACGCGCTCGGCGTCGCCGAGGGCGACGACGTGCGCATCGGCGGTGTCGTGGTGGGGCACGTGGAGTCGGTCGAGCTGGGCGAAGGCAGCTCCGCCGAGGTCACCTTCGACGTCGACAAGTCCGTTCCGGTGTACCGCGAGGCCACCGTGGAGATCCGGTGGGCGGACGTGGTGGGCAACCGCTACCTCGCGATCGTGGAAAGCGCAGGCGGGTCGCCACTGGCGGCGGGCTCCACGATCCCGCAGGAGCGAACCAAGCCCGCGCTCAACCTGACCGTGCTGTTCAACGGGTTCCAGCCGCTGTTTCGGTCGCTGTCGCCGCGCGATGTCAACCAGCTCAGCGCCGAGATCATCCAGATCCTGCAGGGTGAGAGCGGCAACGTCACCACGTTGCTGCGCAACACGGCACAGCTGGCCAGCTCCGTCGCCGACAAGGACGCGGTGATAGGGCGTGTTGTGGACAACCTCACCACGGTGCTGGTGGCGGTGGACGAGCGCGAAAACCGCATGACCCAACTGATCGTGCGGTTTCGTGACCTGATGAAAGGCATCGCGCAGGAGCGGGAACCGATCGGGCGGTCGCTGGAGTCGATGACGGCCTTGCTCGACGCGGGAAGTGGTTTGCTGGGCGAACTGCGGGAGCCGTTGCGCGCCGACGTCGGCCACCTGGGGGCGCTGGCGGGCAAGCTGGCCGCCGACAGGAACGATCTCGACGAGCTGCTGCGTGGCCTTCCCGGCAAGCTGTCCAACATGAACCGGACCTCTTCCTACGGTTCGTTCTTCAACTTCTACCAGTGTGCGGCCGACATCCGCATCGGGCTGCTCGGCGAGGTCATGACACTGCGTGCGCCGCTTTCCAACAGCGCGAGCGAGAAGGACACCGTGTGTGCCGGGAGTGGTTCGCGATGA
- a CDS encoding MCE family protein, giving the protein MIPRATDYSLRRSLSERDPRVLAVAGAAAVALLLLGVLNLDKLPLVGDGRSYRAAFTDASGLQEGEIVTIAGIKVGTVERIELVGARVVVSFEVEDVSLPEGTRASIEIKSLLGQHHLALLPEGRGELAEGSEIPLERTTTPLNIVPALQRAHRTVEELDTEQLAKAMRTISATLEDTAPHVRATLDGLSSLSGTVASRDAELKELLSRTRSVTGTIAGHNADISELIRSADQVVATLHDRRETIRGLIQGTTALAEQVRGLVRDNMDQLGPTLRKLNEVLDVLADNERNLSEALNQASTYARTFNNQAGSGPWFDGLAMLPRGGAACSYEHTPLSELLDPVLTELNKRINGVAKPCLPLGPAPDTSGGYGGGR; this is encoded by the coding sequence ATGATACCCAGAGCAACGGACTACTCCCTGCGGCGGTCACTGTCCGAACGCGACCCCAGAGTGCTTGCCGTCGCCGGTGCCGCTGCCGTCGCGCTGCTGCTGCTCGGCGTGCTGAACCTCGACAAGCTGCCACTGGTGGGCGACGGCAGGAGTTACCGCGCGGCCTTCACCGACGCATCCGGGCTGCAGGAAGGCGAGATCGTCACGATTGCCGGGATCAAGGTCGGCACGGTGGAGCGCATCGAACTGGTCGGAGCGCGGGTCGTGGTGAGCTTCGAGGTCGAGGACGTCTCGCTGCCCGAGGGCACCAGGGCCTCGATCGAGATCAAGTCGCTGCTCGGCCAGCACCACCTCGCGCTGCTGCCGGAGGGTCGGGGCGAGTTGGCGGAGGGCAGCGAGATACCGCTGGAGCGCACCACCACGCCGCTGAACATCGTGCCCGCGCTGCAACGGGCACACCGCACGGTGGAGGAACTCGACACCGAACAACTCGCGAAGGCGATGCGGACCATATCGGCCACATTGGAGGACACGGCCCCGCACGTCAGGGCCACCCTCGACGGGTTGTCCTCGCTGTCGGGCACCGTCGCGTCCAGGGACGCCGAGCTCAAGGAACTGCTGTCCAGGACGCGAAGCGTCACCGGCACGATCGCGGGTCACAACGCCGACATCTCCGAGCTGATCAGGAGCGCGGACCAGGTCGTGGCCACCCTGCACGACCGCCGTGAAACCATCCGCGGCCTCATTCAGGGCACCACCGCGCTCGCCGAGCAGGTGCGTGGACTGGTGCGGGACAACATGGATCAGCTCGGCCCGACCCTGCGCAAGCTGAACGAGGTGCTCGACGTGCTCGCCGACAACGAGCGCAACCTCTCCGAGGCGCTCAACCAGGCCAGCACCTACGCCAGAACCTTCAACAACCAGGCCGGTTCCGGGCCGTGGTTCGACGGGCTGGCGATGCTGCCTCGCGGAGGCGCGGCATGCAGCTACGAGCACACGCCGTTGTCCGAACTGCTCGACCCGGTGCTCACCGAACTGAACAAGCGCATCAACGGTGTGGCCAAGCCGTGCCTGCCGCTGGGACCCGCGCCGGACACCTCCGGCGGATACGGGGGTGGACGTTGA